DNA from Desulfobacterales bacterium:
CGGCATAGACAACGATCACTTCCCTGAAATCCTTGTCCCAGCCGGCCTCGTAGAGAAGCGGCGCCTCGACCACCAGGATCTGCCCGCTTTCCCGGCCAACGGCTGTTCGCTTCCAGGCGGTTATCCGAACAGCCACCTCTTCCCGGGCCAGGGGATGGAGCAGGCGATCAATCCGGTGGCGCAACTCACTGTCCCTGAAAATGGCCTGCCGCAGCAGTTTCCGGTCCAGGTGACGGTCCGGCCGGAAGAAATCATGATCAAAGGTTCGGGCCAGGGCCCGCCAGCCCGGCCGGTCCGGCTCCAGGATATCCCGGCAGACCTGATCAACATCAAGGACCAGCCAGCCGGCAACCCTTGCCAGAAAGGCCGCCACCATGCTTTTACCCGAGCCCATGCCGCCGGTCAATCCAAAAACCCTTGGCGCTCCCCTGTCCTCCATGCCCCTGGTCATCATCGGCTGCCACCCTTATCGGCGGAATCTAACCGCTTTCCCGCAACCGGGCAAGCAGGGTGGCCATATCCGGCCAGATCGGGGCCTGGAAATGAAGGGACTCGCCGGTCAGCGGATGATCAAAAGAGAGTATCGAGGCATGCAGACATTGCCGCCCTATCTCCAGGTCCTGATAATAGGATCTGGGCCTGCCGTATACCAGGTCCCCGGCAACCGGACAGCCCATGGCCGCCATATGCACCCGTATCTGGTGGGTTCGCCCGGTCTCAAGGGTGATCTCCAGGAAGGTCGGCCCAGGGGCAAACCTGTCCAACACCTTCCAGCGGGTCGCGGCCCGACGCCCGGTTTCAGGCCGTACCGCCATCTTCTTCCTATGAACCGGATGGCGACCAATGGGCAGATCGACACGCCCCTGTTGCCCGTCAGGCCGGCCGTCCACCAGGGCATGGTAGACCTTGTTCACCCGCCGCTCTTTAAACAACCGCACCAGCCCCTGGTGGGTCCGGTCGTCTTTGGCAACCACCATCACCCCGGAGGTATCCTTGTCCAACCGGTGAACGATCCCGGGCCGCTGCACCCCGCTTATCCCCGAAAGGGTGCGGCAATGGAAGAGCAGCCCATGCACCAGGGTGCCGCCATGATGTCCGGCGGCCGGGTGTACCACCACCCTGGGCGGCTTGGAAAGAACCAGCAGGTGATCATCCTCGAAAAGCAGCTCAAAGGCCACCGGTTCCGGCTCGAGCCGGACCGGCACCGGCAGGGGGA
Protein-coding regions in this window:
- the coaE gene encoding dephospho-CoA kinase (Dephospho-CoA kinase (CoaE) performs the final step in coenzyme A biosynthesis.); the encoded protein is MMTRGMEDRGAPRVFGLTGGMGSGKSMVAAFLARVAGWLVLDVDQVCRDILEPDRPGWRALARTFDHDFFRPDRHLDRKLLRQAIFRDSELRHRIDRLLHPLAREEVAVRITAWKRTAVGRESGQILVVEAPLLYEAGWDKDFREVIVVYADDATCRARVAGRDRVTAGEAEAAVAAQLPLAVKARLADHVIDNSGCISDTYLQLLHLLNVVAASEIQEKTLDRA
- a CDS encoding RluA family pseudouridine synthase; amino-acid sequence: MKNQVDHIASPARVTGEIVPGRHCFPVTTSAAGQRLDQYLAVRLPAASRTMIAELIRSGRVSLNARLKTKASYRVRPGDEIDIVIPLPVPVRLEPEPVAFELLFEDDHLLVLSKPPRVVVHPAAGHHGGTLVHGLLFHCRTLSGISGVQRPGIVHRLDKDTSGVMVVAKDDRTHQGLVRLFKERRVNKVYHALVDGRPDGQQGRVDLPIGRHPVHRKKMAVRPETGRRAATRWKVLDRFAPGPTFLEITLETGRTHQIRVHMAAMGCPVAGDLVYGRPRSYYQDLEIGRQCLHASILSFDHPLTGESLHFQAPIWPDMATLLARLRESG